A part of Brassica rapa cultivar Chiifu-401-42 chromosome A05, CAAS_Brap_v3.01, whole genome shotgun sequence genomic DNA contains:
- the LOC103870637 gene encoding uncharacterized protein LOC103870637 isoform X2: protein MWVDMLLVDVNSTMMQATISAHRLQRFRERLTAGAMYSIADFDVARCAQNLRLSDSSLMIRFNESTSFDEIDEPVSALPDEAFRFRDQSELIGLANTSTQLPDIIGEILSVKSTVTDPPEEKNRVMVTIKMDSNDTVTQFI from the exons ATGTGGGTGGATATGCTTTTGGTCGATGTTAAT TCAACCATGATGCAGGCCACGATCAGCGCTCACCGTCTACAACGGTTCCGAGAGAGACTTACTGCCGGTGCAATGTATTCCATAGCTGATTTTGATGTCGCTAGATGTGCTCAGAACTTGAGACTATCTGATTCTTCATTGATGATCCGTTTCAATGAGTCTACATCTTTTGACGAGATAGACGAGCCGGTCTCTGCCTTGCCGGATGAAGCATTCCGGTTCCGTGATCAGTCGGAGCTGATTGGTTTGGCCAATACAAGCACTCAGTTACCAG ACATCATAGGGGAGATCCTTAGTGTCAAGAGTACTGTTACTGACCCTCCGGAGGAAAAGAACCGTGTCATGGTGACCATAAAAATGGACAG TAATGACACTGTCACTCAGTTTATTTGA
- the LOC103870637 gene encoding uncharacterized protein LOC103870637 isoform X1, with the protein MTLSLSLFDSQAVAFHKQLEAMRVDPKVVVATSINPKMVGGRLFLNATTGTHVYFDKKTKAGEVRFYQLVARDTGLASATLLLRSYAKVEKMELLISFTRRSSRMFRQLSESNRPYCSDVLETIHEDYNHHPIQCFGNNIICKTIIPIILTLHSVFFLHFLRMRLLF; encoded by the exons ATGACACTGTCACTCAGTTTATTTGATTCTCAAGCTGTTGCTTTCCACAAGCAACTTGAGGCCATGCGTGTTGATCCAAAGGTCGTTGTTGCTACTAGCATAAACCCAAAGATGGTTGGAG GACGTTTGTTTCTCAACGCAACTACCGGAACACACGTGTATTTTGACAAGAAGACGAAAGCAGGGGAAGTTCGATTCTACCA GTTAGTTGCCAGGGACACTGGGCTCGCATCAGCCACCCTGCTACTACGGTCGTATGCGAAGGTTGAGAAGATGGAGTTACTAATATCGTTTACAAGGAGATCTTCAAGGATGTTCAGACAACTCAG TGAAAGCAATCGGCCCTACTGCTCGGATGTTTTGGAAACAATTCACGAAGACTACAATCATCATCCAATCCAATGCTTCGGCAACAACATCATTTGCAAGACTATAATCCCAATTATTTTGACTCTTcactctgttttctttttacatttccTCCGCATGCGACTCTTATTTTAA
- the LOC103870638 gene encoding uncharacterized protein LOC103870638 isoform X1 has product MMIVSELYWDFCVEETMSRDHPPEPLDFFIWTVEDVGYWLEEINLGSYRLIFKENGVNGEYLESMSVFTTEQILHFIRRHHMKWGDFITLCKELRRIKVACLKGEQRVRRPWWAPSCLSVVFVKAAKRNRQSRVVSLKLES; this is encoded by the exons ATGATGATTGTGAGCGAGTTGTATTGGGACTTTTGTGTAGAGGAGACGATGAGCAGAGATCATCCACCTGAGCCTCTTGATTTCTTCATCTGGACCGTTGAG GACGTTGGATATTGGCTTGAAGAGATCAACCTTGGAAGCTACCGCCTGATTTTCAAAGAGAATGGTGTCAACGGAGAGTATCTAGAAAGCATGTCTGTGTTCACAACGGAACAGATCCTTCACTTCATAAGGAGGCATCACATGAAATGGGGAGACTTTATCACTCTCTGCAAAGAACTCAGAAGGATCAAAG TGGCTTGCTTGAAAGGTGAGCAGAGAGTTCGACGGCCATGGTGGGCACCGTCCTGTCTATCAGTAGTCTTTGTTAAGGCCGCTAAGCGCAACCGACAGTCTCGTGTTGTATCTCTAAAACTTGAGTCTTGA
- the LOC103870638 gene encoding uncharacterized protein LOC103870638 isoform X2, whose protein sequence is MSRDHPPEPLDFFIWTVEDVGYWLEEINLGSYRLIFKENGVNGEYLESMSVFTTEQILHFIRRHHMKWGDFITLCKELRRIKVACLKGEQRVRRPWWAPSCLSVVFVKAAKRNRQSRVVSLKLES, encoded by the exons ATGAGCAGAGATCATCCACCTGAGCCTCTTGATTTCTTCATCTGGACCGTTGAG GACGTTGGATATTGGCTTGAAGAGATCAACCTTGGAAGCTACCGCCTGATTTTCAAAGAGAATGGTGTCAACGGAGAGTATCTAGAAAGCATGTCTGTGTTCACAACGGAACAGATCCTTCACTTCATAAGGAGGCATCACATGAAATGGGGAGACTTTATCACTCTCTGCAAAGAACTCAGAAGGATCAAAG TGGCTTGCTTGAAAGGTGAGCAGAGAGTTCGACGGCCATGGTGGGCACCGTCCTGTCTATCAGTAGTCTTTGTTAAGGCCGCTAAGCGCAACCGACAGTCTCGTGTTGTATCTCTAAAACTTGAGTCTTGA
- the LOC103870639 gene encoding exosome complex component RRP42 translates to MVACSVGEQHFLKGGIAQELRTDGRKRLTYRHTYVKTGVIPQANGSARVRIGGTDVIASVKAEIGRPSSLQPDKGKVAVFIDCSPTAEPTFGGRGGEELSSDLALALQRCLLGGKTGAGAGINLSSLLIKEGRVCWDLYIDGLVISSDGNLLDALSAAIKAALTNTALPKVQVSAEVADDEQPEIDISDEEYQQFDTSSVPVVVTLTKVGEHYIVDATEEEESRMSSAVSISVNRGGHICGLTKRGGCGLDPSVILDMISVAKHVSESLMNKLDSKISAAEACEDES, encoded by the exons ATGGTGGCGTGTTCTGTTGGGGAGCAACACTTTCTAAAAGGTGGGATTGCTCAGGAACTTAGAACTGATGGTCGGAAGAGGTTGACTTATCGCCACACCTACGTCAAAACAGGTGTTATTCCGCAG GCTAATGGTTCAGCGAGAGTTAGGATAGGTGGAACTGATGTGATTGCTAGTGTAAAG GCTGAGATTGGGAGGCCAAGTTCGCTCCAACCCGATAAAGGAAAGGTTGCCGTTTTCATTGATTGCAGTCCAACAGCAGAACCTACCTTCGGG GGGAGGGGAGGTGAGGAATTGTCTTCTGATCTTGCTTTGGCTCTTCAAAGATGTCTTCTAGGTGGCAAAACCGGAGCAG GCGCTGGGATAAATTTATCTTCGCTTTTAATCAAAGAAGGAAGAGTCTGCTGGGACCTTTATATAGATGGCCTTGTCATTAGCTCTGATGGGAATCTATTGGATGCACTGAGTGCTGCCATTAAG GCTGCTTTAACCAACACGGCTCTACCAAAAGTCCAAGTTTCAGCTGAAGTGGCGGATGATGAGCAACCAGAGATTGACATCAGCGACGAAGAGTATCAACAGTTCGACACTTCCAGTGTCCCAGTCGTAGTCACGTTAACTAAA GTGGGAGAGCATTACATAGTTGATGCAACAGAGGAAGAGGAGTCTCGGATGAGCTCAGCTGTGTCTATATCCGTGAACCGGGGGGGACATATATGTGGGTTAACCAAAAGAGGTGGATGTGGTTTGGACCCGAGCGTTATCCTTGACATGATCTCTGTGGCTAAGCATGTGTCAGAGTCTCTGATGAACAAGCTTGATTCTAAGATTTCAGCTGCAGAGGCCTGTGAAGACGAGTCTTGA
- the LOC103870641 gene encoding transcriptional adapter ADA2a isoform X2, producing MGRSKLASRPATEDANPGKAKRKKLSSGTENAPGPSISIGGEAGNERKPGLYCCNYCDKDLSGLVRLKCAVCADFDLCVECFYVGVELNRHKSSHPYRVMDNLSFPLVSSDWNADEEILLLEAIATYGFGNWKEVANYVGSKTQTECVDHFNSAYMQSPCFPLPDLSHTNGKSKDELLAMSKEHAVKKESPALVNLSPKEELPMSVEIKEEASGKEDSVDQPLPILAGVKKKANAPPQTQDTIKLEAAKQLSERSVGEKKPRLPGEKVPFVTELYGYNLKRQEFEIEHDNDAEQLLSDMEFKDCDTDAEREQKLQVLHIYSKRLDERKRRKEFVLERNLLYPDQFELSLSAEEKQIYNKCKVFARFHSKEEHKELIQKVIEEHRILKRIQDLQEARAAGCTTTTEANRFIEEKRKKEAEENLVRLNHGVPGSVAGKALKSPRGLQRNLQPFGSESLSKATLPIICSSLDNWDVSGLLGADLLSETEKEMCNEMRILPAQYFKMLETLTSEIKKGTVKKKSDAYSFFRVEPSKIDRVYDLLIQKGIGESS from the exons ATGGGTCGCTCGAAACTAGCGTCTCGTCCTGCTACTGAAGACGCGAATCCTGG AAAAGCTAAAAGGAAAAAGTTATCCTCTGGTACTGAGAATGCACCAGGGCCTTCGATTTCGATCG GAGGTGAAGCTGGGAATGAGAGGAAGCCTGGTCTTTACTGTTGCAACTACTGCGATAAAGATCTCTCGGGTTTGGTTCGTCTCAAATGTGCTGTTTGTGCCGACTTTGACCTTTGTGTGGAATGCTTTTATGTTGGTGTTGAGCTTAACCGTCATAAGAGCAGTCACCCGTATCGTGTTATG GACAATTTGTCTTTTCCGCTTGTTTCTTCTGATTGGAATGCGGATGAAGAGATACTCCTTCTTGAG GCCATTGCTACGTACGGGTTTGGGAACTGGAAAGAAGTTGCAAACTATGTTGGCAGTAAGACACAGACTGAGTGTGTTGATCATTTCAACTCTGCTTACATGCAATCACCTTGCTTTCCCCTTCCG GACTTGTCTCATACAAATGGAAAGAGCAAAGATGAGCTTCTTGCTATGAGTAAAGAGCATGCTGTGAAAAAAG AATCACCTGCACTCGTGAACTTATCTCCAAAAGAAGAGCTGCCAATGTCAGTTGAAATCAA AGAAGAAGCTTCAGGGAAGGAGGATTCAGTAGATCAACCTTTGCCTATCTTAGCTGGAG TCAAGAAGAAAGCCAATGCACCACCACAGACTCAGGACACCATCAAGTTGGAAG CTGCAAAACAACTATCTGAGCGGAGTGTGGGGGAGAAGAAACCGAGACTCCCTGGAGAGAAAGTTCCATTTGTGACGGAGTTATATGGCTACAATTTAAAGCGGCAAGAGTTTGAGATCGAACACGACAATGATGCTGAGCAGCTACTCTCTGACATGGAGTTTAAGGATTGTGACACGGATGCTGAGCGTGAGCAGAAGCTGCAGGTTCTTCATATTTACTCGAAAAG GCTTGATGAGAGGAAACGGAGGAAGGAGTTCGTTCTGGAAAGGAACTTACTATACCCTGATCAGTTTGAGCTGAGCCTTTCAGCAGAGGAGAAACAAATCTACAACAAGTGCAAGGTCTTTGCGCGGTTCCACTCCAAAGAAGAGCACAAGGAACTGATTCAAAAAGTCATTGAGGAGCACCGGATTCTCAAAAGAATCCAGGATCTTCAG GAAGCAAGAGCTGCTGGTTGTACGACAACTACAGAAGCAAATAGATTtatagaagagaagagaaagaaggaaGCTGAGGAAAATTTGGTGAGACTAAACCATGGTGTACCAGGCAGTGTAGCCGGTAAAGCACTAAAGAGTCCCAGAGGGTTACAAAGAAACTTACAGCCCTTTGGTTCTGAGTCGCTGTCAAAGGCCACGCTTCCAATAATATGTAGCTCGCTGGACAATTGGGATGTCAGTGGTCTCCTTGGGGCTGACTTACTCTCTGAGACC GAAAAGGAGATGTGCAACGAGATGAGAATACTGCCTGCACAGTATTTCAAAATGCTGGAAACCTTAACAAGCGAGATAAAGAAAGGGACGGTAAAGAAAAAGTCTGATGCTTATAGCTTCTTCAGAGTAGAGCCGAGTAAAATAGACAGAGTGTATGATTTACTGATTCAGAAAGGAATAGGCGAGTCATCATGA
- the LOC103870641 gene encoding transcriptional adapter ADA2a isoform X1: MGRSKLASRPATEDANPGKAKRKKLSSGTENAPGPSISIGGEAGNERKPGLYCCNYCDKDLSGLVRLKCAVCADFDLCVECFYVGVELNRHKSSHPYRVMDNLSFPLVSSDWNADEEILLLEAIATYGFGNWKEVANYVGSKTQTECVDHFNSAYMQSPCFPLPDLSHTNGKSKDELLAMSKEHAVKKGLLDESPALVNLSPKEELPMSVEIKEEASGKEDSVDQPLPILAGVKKKANAPPQTQDTIKLEAAKQLSERSVGEKKPRLPGEKVPFVTELYGYNLKRQEFEIEHDNDAEQLLSDMEFKDCDTDAEREQKLQVLHIYSKRLDERKRRKEFVLERNLLYPDQFELSLSAEEKQIYNKCKVFARFHSKEEHKELIQKVIEEHRILKRIQDLQEARAAGCTTTTEANRFIEEKRKKEAEENLVRLNHGVPGSVAGKALKSPRGLQRNLQPFGSESLSKATLPIICSSLDNWDVSGLLGADLLSETEKEMCNEMRILPAQYFKMLETLTSEIKKGTVKKKSDAYSFFRVEPSKIDRVYDLLIQKGIGESS, from the exons ATGGGTCGCTCGAAACTAGCGTCTCGTCCTGCTACTGAAGACGCGAATCCTGG AAAAGCTAAAAGGAAAAAGTTATCCTCTGGTACTGAGAATGCACCAGGGCCTTCGATTTCGATCG GAGGTGAAGCTGGGAATGAGAGGAAGCCTGGTCTTTACTGTTGCAACTACTGCGATAAAGATCTCTCGGGTTTGGTTCGTCTCAAATGTGCTGTTTGTGCCGACTTTGACCTTTGTGTGGAATGCTTTTATGTTGGTGTTGAGCTTAACCGTCATAAGAGCAGTCACCCGTATCGTGTTATG GACAATTTGTCTTTTCCGCTTGTTTCTTCTGATTGGAATGCGGATGAAGAGATACTCCTTCTTGAG GCCATTGCTACGTACGGGTTTGGGAACTGGAAAGAAGTTGCAAACTATGTTGGCAGTAAGACACAGACTGAGTGTGTTGATCATTTCAACTCTGCTTACATGCAATCACCTTGCTTTCCCCTTCCG GACTTGTCTCATACAAATGGAAAGAGCAAAGATGAGCTTCTTGCTATGAGTAAAGAGCATGCTGTGAAAAAAGGTCTGCTTGATG AATCACCTGCACTCGTGAACTTATCTCCAAAAGAAGAGCTGCCAATGTCAGTTGAAATCAA AGAAGAAGCTTCAGGGAAGGAGGATTCAGTAGATCAACCTTTGCCTATCTTAGCTGGAG TCAAGAAGAAAGCCAATGCACCACCACAGACTCAGGACACCATCAAGTTGGAAG CTGCAAAACAACTATCTGAGCGGAGTGTGGGGGAGAAGAAACCGAGACTCCCTGGAGAGAAAGTTCCATTTGTGACGGAGTTATATGGCTACAATTTAAAGCGGCAAGAGTTTGAGATCGAACACGACAATGATGCTGAGCAGCTACTCTCTGACATGGAGTTTAAGGATTGTGACACGGATGCTGAGCGTGAGCAGAAGCTGCAGGTTCTTCATATTTACTCGAAAAG GCTTGATGAGAGGAAACGGAGGAAGGAGTTCGTTCTGGAAAGGAACTTACTATACCCTGATCAGTTTGAGCTGAGCCTTTCAGCAGAGGAGAAACAAATCTACAACAAGTGCAAGGTCTTTGCGCGGTTCCACTCCAAAGAAGAGCACAAGGAACTGATTCAAAAAGTCATTGAGGAGCACCGGATTCTCAAAAGAATCCAGGATCTTCAG GAAGCAAGAGCTGCTGGTTGTACGACAACTACAGAAGCAAATAGATTtatagaagagaagagaaagaaggaaGCTGAGGAAAATTTGGTGAGACTAAACCATGGTGTACCAGGCAGTGTAGCCGGTAAAGCACTAAAGAGTCCCAGAGGGTTACAAAGAAACTTACAGCCCTTTGGTTCTGAGTCGCTGTCAAAGGCCACGCTTCCAATAATATGTAGCTCGCTGGACAATTGGGATGTCAGTGGTCTCCTTGGGGCTGACTTACTCTCTGAGACC GAAAAGGAGATGTGCAACGAGATGAGAATACTGCCTGCACAGTATTTCAAAATGCTGGAAACCTTAACAAGCGAGATAAAGAAAGGGACGGTAAAGAAAAAGTCTGATGCTTATAGCTTCTTCAGAGTAGAGCCGAGTAAAATAGACAGAGTGTATGATTTACTGATTCAGAAAGGAATAGGCGAGTCATCATGA
- the LOC103870640 gene encoding uncharacterized protein LOC103870640 → MKDFVIDDVGNADSIMDSDDDDCRRFMVNAVTKHHTPTMFQETDVSVISLDDDDDGDLKIDEDYKLLLDDNSLVPPFEDDSKESETRRLRFNMVTNDANRSKRKIAELEAASAVPLASNMSEESTEDDEALWDVPLIRTLDVIKRDNEARKLAESTSWDVPLVKALEIIQRDNKARRMSETLWDVPLVRAQEVIQRGNKARRFLESKVDDTLRDVPLVRTKEVKRVHRVTEPSMTQSNKRVCVGTRKKNVEEVVDKDYRSYLTWLVDSFKHPTTVVPEKDLSAKVKVEIESWSSDDDDDDVIEVSDTPFTDGESTPFVVSKSKEVIDLEKDDSTDDESFGSCVFRKELIDVLEKPYDEGELLLLSSQASMKKPVSRCRELRKGRESSYETSELGQSYLEKVCDFDEEYKRVDGDDKARLELLRGFFFYLENISLPGAFKPWLPENMKKMGQRKQSLQP, encoded by the coding sequence ATGAAAGACTTTGTGATTGATGATGTTGGTAATGCAGACTCCATAATGgatagtgatgatgatgattgcaGAAGGTTTATGGTGAATGCAGTTACTAAGCATCACACTCCAACCATGTTTCAAGAAACTGATGTTTCAGTTATTTCTcttgacgatgatgatgatggtgatctCAAGATTGATGAGGACTACAAGTTGTTACTTGATGATAACAGTTTAGTCCCTCCCTTTGAAGACGACAGTAAAGAATCTGAAACTCGTAGACTCAGATTCAACATGGTTACTAATGATGCAAACAGATCTAAGAGGAAGATAGCCGAGTTAGAGGCTGCAAGTGCTGTTCCTTTAGCTAGTAACATGTCAGAAGAGTCAACAGAAGATGATGAGGCTTTATGGGATGTTCCACTGATTAGAACCCTAGACGTCATCAAACGTGACAACGAAGCTAGAAAACTGGCAGAGTCAACTTCATGGGATGTTCCATTGGTTAAAGCCCTAGAAATCATACAAAGAGACAACAAAGCTAGGAGAATGTCAGAGACTTTATGGGATGTTCCGTTGGTTAGAGCCCAAGAAGTCATCCAACGAGGCAACAAAGCTAGGAGATTTCTAGAGTCTAAGGTTGATGACACTTTACGTGATGTTCCATTGGTAAGAACCAAAGAAGTGAAGCGAGTACATAGAGTTACAGAGCCTTCAATGACACAAAGCAACAAAAGAGTTTGTGTAGGGACAAGGAAGAAGAATGTGGAAGAAGTTGTGGATAAGGACTACAGGAGTTACCTCACATGGCTTGTAGACTCCTTTAAACATCCCACAACCGTTGTCCCTGAAAAGGATCTATCAGCAAAAGTAAAGGTTGAGATTGAGTCTTGGtcttctgatgatgatgatgatgatgtaatTGAGGTTAGTGATACTCCATTCACAGATGGAGAGAGTACACCTTTTGTGGTGTCCAAGAGCAAGGAAGTGATTGATCTTGAGAAAGATGATAGTACAGATGATGAAAGTTTTGGTAGTTGTGTGTTTAGAAAGGAGCTAATAGATGTTCTTGAGAAACCATACGATGAAGGAgagctgttgttgttgtctaGTCAGGCATCAATGAAGAAACCAGTGAGTAGATGTAGAGAGCTGAGAAAGGGAAGAGAGAGTAGCTATGAGACTTCTGAGCTGGGACAGTCTTATCTCGAGAAGGTCTGTGATTTCGATGAAGAATACAAGCGTGTGGATGGTGATGATAAGGCGAGGTTGGAGTTGCTGCGTGGGTTTTTCTTTTACTTGGAGAATATTTCTCTTCCTGGTGCTTTCAAGCCTTGGTTACCAGAGAACATGAAGAAGATGGGACAAAGAAAGCAATCTTTGCAACCATAA
- the LOC103870643 gene encoding nitrile-specifier protein 5 yields the protein MASTPMEGKWVQLKQKGTGPGARSSHAIALVGNKVYAFGGEFQPRVPVDNHLHVFDLNTLTWSIQEASGDAPPPRVGVAMAAVGSIIYFFGGRDENHQELNELYSFNTSTNEWKLLSSGETGPENRSYHSIATDSQNVYVFGGCGVDGRLKDLWAYNVVDGKWIKFPSPGEGCKGRGGPGLEVVEGRIWVVYGFTGDEADDVHCFDIAKGEWREVETKGEKPSARSVFSTAVVGKQIVIFGGEVDPSDLGHMGAGCFTAEAYGLDTETLEWRKWEDGFGSEEHPGPRGWCAFAAGSRDGKEGLLVYGGNSPSNDRLGDIFFFTPESC from the exons ATGGCATCGACTCCAATGGAAGGCAAATGGGTTCAG CTAAAACAGAAAGGAACCGGACCAGGAGCAAGAAGCTCTCACGCCATAGCTCTCGTTGGCAACAAAGTCTACGCCTTCGGCGGCGAGTTCCAACCCCGTGTCCCCGTCGACAACCACCTCCACGTCTTCGACCTCAACACCTTAACATGGTCGATCCAAGAAGCTTCAGGGGACGCTCCTCCTCCTAGAGTAGGCGTAGCCATGGCTGCAGTAGGATCCATCATCTACTTCTTCGGCGGCCGGGACGAGAATCACCAGGAGCTCAACGAGCTCTACTCTTTCAACACTTCCACCAACGAGTGGAAGCTTCTCTCCTCAGGGGAGACAGGTCCTGAAAACAGAAGCTACCACTCAATAGCTACAGATTCTCAGAACGTGTATGTGTTTGGTGGGTGCGGAGTGGACGGGCGTCTGAAGGATCTTTGGGCGTACAACGTTGTTGATGGGAAGTGGATTAAGTTCCCTTCTCCTGGAGAGGGATGTAAAGGAAGAGGAGGTCCAGGGCTAGAGGTGGTCGAAGGGAGGATATGGGTTGTGTATGGATTCACAGGAGATGAAGCAGACGATGTGCACTGCTTCGACATAGCTAAAGGAGAATGGAGAGAAGTCGAGACAAAGGGGGAGAAACCGTCTGCGAGAAGTGTGTTTTCCACTGCGGTTGTTGGGAAACAGATTGTGATATTCGGAGGAGAGGTTGATCCTAGCGACTTGGGGCATATGGGAGCAGGGTGTTTCACAGCTGAGGCTTATGGGCTTGATACAGAGACGTTGGAGTGGAGGAAGTGGGAGGATGGGTTTGGGTCAGAGGAGCATCCGGGGCCTAGAGGATGGTGTGCGTTTGCGGCTGGGTCGAGGGATGGTAAGGAAGGTTTGTTGGTTTATGGAGGGAACTCTCCGAGTAATGATAGGCTTGGtgatatcttcttcttcactccaGAATCTTGCTAA
- the LOC103870645 gene encoding protein ACTIVITY OF BC1 COMPLEX KINASE 7, chloroplastic → MAALLASQSCCYVSETARTTKAIGFSSSLENPFTVESTHSFGTKSKRFRIEMRQSESPSKPGINGRSVKMVPASEVVKRKNGMNNVNKVNGSAGKVVNGASLVNMNGAASSSTLVKPQKQKPESFLPPPVEGVRVLPSDEGFSWADENYSSFQRSVDVWSFVLALRIRVLFDNAKWAYIGGFTEEKQKSRRRETASWLRESVLQLGPTFIKLGQLSSTRSDLFPREFVDELSKLQDRVPAFSPEKARRFIETELGAPISVMYKEFEDQPIAAASLGQVHRAVLHNGEKVVVKVQRPGLKKLFDIDLQNLKLIAEYFQKSESFGTNDWVGIYEECATILYQEIDYINEAKNADKFRRDFRNISWVRVPLVYWDYSAMKVLTLEYVPGIKINKLEALAARGYNRSRIASRAIEAYLIQILKTGFFHADPHPGNLAIDVDESIIYYDFGMMGEIKTFTRTRLLDLFYSVYEKDAKKVMQNLIDLEALQPTGDLSSVRRSIQFFLDNLLSQSPDQQQTLAAIGEDLFAISQDQPFRFPSTFTFVIRAFSTLEGIGYILDPDFSFVKVAAPYAQELLDLKQKQNSGTQLVQQIRKQADDARSSTLSMPYRVQRIEEFVKELDSGDLKLRVRVLESERAARKATILQMATMYTVLGGTLLNIGVTFSNQGSQLVANGSFVGAGIFMLLVLRSMQRVNKLDKFEKMI, encoded by the exons ATGGCGGCACTATTAGCATCTCAGAGCTGCTGCTATGTCAGCGAGACCGCAAGAACCACCAAAGCTATTGGTTTCAGCAGCTCTCTCGAGAACCCATTCACTGTGGAGTCCACTCACTCTTTTGGCACCAAGTCCAAGAGGTTCCGCATTGAGATGAGACAATCAGAATCACCTTCCAAGCCTGGAATCAACGGACGTTCTGTCAAAATGGTCCCAGCCAGTGAGgttgtcaaaagaaaaaacgGTATGAATAATGTAAACAAAGTGAACGGTTCAGCTGGAAAAGTTGTTAATGGAGCGAGTTTGGTTAACATGAACGGCGCTGCGTCTTCTTCAACTTTGGTTAAGCCTCAAAAGCAAAAACCAGAATCTTTCCTTCCTCCACCTGTTGAGGGCGTTAGAGTTCTTCCTTCTGACGAAGGCTTCAGCTGGGCTGATGAGAACTACAGCTCATTTCAACGCAGTGTTGATGTTTGGTCGTTTGTTCTTGCCCTGAGGATCCGTGTCTTGTTCGACAATGCCAAGTGGGCTTACATTGGAGGCTTCACAGAAGAAAAACag AAAAGCAGAAGAAGAGAAACAGCTTCGTGGCTGAGAGAGAGTGTGTTGCAGCTTGGTCCAACGTTCATCAAACTGGGACAGTTGTCTTCAACTAGATCTGATTTGTTCCCACGTGAGTTCGTTGATGAGCTTTCCAAGTTGCAGGATAGAGTCCCTGCCTTTTCTCCAGAGAAGGCAAGACGCTTCATAGAGACCGAGCTTGGAGCTCCTATTAGTGTTATGTATAAAGAGTTTGAAGACCAACCCATAGCTGCAGCTAGCCTTGGCCAG GTACACAGAGCTGTGTTGCACAATGGAGAGAAAGTGGTTGTGAAAGTACAAAGACCTGGACTCAAGAAACTTTTCGATATTGATCTAC AAAACTTGAAGTTGATTGCTGAGTATTTCCAGAAAAGTGAATCGTTTGGTACAAACGACTGGGTTGGTATCTACGAAGAATGTGCCAC AATCTTGTATCAAGAGATTGACTACATAAACGAAGCTAAGAATGCAGACAAGTTCAGAAGAGACTTCAGGAATATAAGCTGGGTTCGCGTACCG TTGGTCTATTGGGATTACTCTGCCATGAAGGTCTTGACTTTGGAGTATGTACCAGGTATCAAGATCAACAAGTTAGAGGCCTTAGCTGCACGTGGTTATAACCGTTCAAGAATAGCGTCACGAGCCATTGAAGCTTATCTTATCCAG ATACTCAAAACCGGCTTCTTTCATGCGGATCCTCACCCAGGGAATCTAGCCATTGATGTAGATGAATCAATCATCTACTATGACTTTGGCATGATGGGAGAGATCAAGACGTTTACTCGGACGAGGTTGCTTGATCTCTTCTATTCTGTGTATGAAAAAGATGCCAAAAAG GTCATGCAAAACCTTATAGATCTTGAAGCACTCCAACCCACTGGAGATCTTTCATCG GTAAGGAGATCTATTCAGTTCTTCTTGGACAATCTATTAAGCCAGTCCCCAGATCAGCAACAGACTTTGGCAGCTATTGGAGAG GACTTGTTTGCAATTTCACAGGACCAGCCATTCCGTTTCCCATCAACTTTCACATTTGTCATCAGAGCATTTTCCACACTTGAGG GTATTGGTTACATCCTTGATCCAGACTTTTCCTTTGTGAAGGTTGCGGCTCCCTATGCGCAG GAACTCCTGGATttaaaacaaaagcaaaacTCGGGAACTCAACTTGTCCAACAAATAAGGAAACAGGCAGACGAT GCTAGGTCTTCTACGCTGTCAATGCCATACCGAGTGCAGCGCATAGAAGAGTTCGTTAAAGAACTTGATTCAGGCGATCTTAAACTCCGTGTCAGAGTTCTTGAG TCGGAAAGAGCAGCTCGGAAAGCGACAATACTGCAGATGGCGACAATGTACACAGTTCTTGGAGGAACTCTGCTTAACATTGGGGTTACGTTTAGCAACCAAGGAAGTCAGCTTGTTGCTAATGGATCCTTCGTTGGTGCAG GGATATTCATGTTATTGGTATTGAGATCTATGCAAAGGGTAAATAAGCTTGACAAGTTTGAGAAGATGATATGA